CTCCCAGATAGCACTTGGCTACGATGCCAACGGGTAAGTGTTCAATCGATATTTCCGGTAGTTCGTGCTGTATGGCTTGAAGCAAGGCATCAAGCGCTTCCCGTGTATGGGAATGACCACCGGCATCGAGCCTTTGCAGTGACGCGATATAAGCCATCGATCGCTTTGATCTCAGCCGCCTTTCCAGATCAGCAGGAGGCAAGTTGCTACTTGGCTTGGTACTAGTTAGGGAGGATGTGTCTAATTTTGGAGATGCTGAACCGAGCAGTATTCTTGCCATGATGGACGCCTTATTTATTGCTTCGGCATTCTAAAGGGTCAGTTTACGATGACCAAGAAAATTCCATCGCGGCAGGAGCATCAAATAGCCTGGGAGCGGAGCCTTCGTCGATTTTCCGAGCAATCTCGATGCGCTAACCGCCCCCCTTTTTGAAGAATAGCTCCGCTACCGCGGATTCTCTGGTTGCTATGCATCGGCGCGCTGTCGAACCTGAACTGCCAGATGCAGACCTCATATGCTCACGCTTCGGTAATGGCGGAATGCTCGCCGCTAATTGGCGTAAACGAATCGGGTGCAACCCCGCCATGCCTTTCCTGCCGCTGCACCAGACCGCCCGCTGCACGCGCCACCGGTTTGGGCCTGTCCTTGAGCAGGCCCTGCAAGCAGGCCGGATTGGCGCGGGCGCCGCTTGCCTGGTAGTCGGCGAGCAGAAGCGAGCGTACCGTTGCGGCGGCATGGCCGAGTTCCTGCGTCAGGTAGTCGAACAGGCGGTCGACCAGCATTTCGGGGGTAAAAGTACTGGTCTGGGCGATCGTCTGCCACAGCCAGTCGGCAAACGCGGCGAAGGCGGCAAAGGGCGAGGGTGCGGCGAGCAGGACGGGCAGCGTCTGCGGGAAGCGGCCGGAATTGGCGTAGAGGTCCCAGTAACGGGCAAGGCGGGTGAAGCGCCGGACGGTCGACGCGTCCACGGCGCCCGTTTTGACGATGCCGTAGGGCGGCTGGCTGGCGTAGACCATGCCGAATTCGGCGCTGTGGCGAACGATGGGCGTGCCGCGCAGGCGCTTGAGGATGCCGAGCTGGATTTCGTGCGGCCGGTGCGCGTACAGACGGTCGAAACTCGCGGTAAAGCTCTGCCAGCTCTCGCCGGGCAGGCCGAAGATCAGGTCGGCGTGCAGGTGGGCCGGGCTGTGGGCAACCAGCCAGTCGAGGTTGGCGCCGCTCTTTTCGTTGTCCTGGCGGCGCGAAATGCGCTGCTGCACTTCCGGGTTGAAGGTCTGGATGCCGACCTCGAACTGCAGCACGCCGGGCGGGAAGCGGAGGATCATTTCCTTGAGGCGCTCCGGCAGGTGATCGGGAATCACCTCGAAATGCAGGAAGAGATCCGGCGTCAGGCGCTCGAGGAAAAATTGCAGGATCTGCAGCGAGCTGTCGATCTTCAGGTTGAAGGTGCGGTCGACGAACTTGAAATTGCGCGCGCCGCGTTGATACAAGCCATCGAGCGCGGCAAGAAAGCGCGCTGCGTCAAAGGCCCAGGCCGTCTTGTCGAGCGCGCTCAGGCAGAACTCGCACTTGAACGGGCAGCCGCGCGAGGCCTCGACATAGAGCAGGCGATGCGCCAAGTCGTCCGGCGTGAATTCGCCGTAGGGCAGCTCGATCTGCTCGAGCGGCGGCTGTTCGCCGGGAATCACCTTCATCAGCGGTGGCGGCCCGTCGATCAGGGCGCGGCAGAGTTTGGCAAAGCTGACGTCGCCCCAGCCGGTGATGACATGGTCGGCGAGACGGACGATTTCCTGTTGCTCCCATTCGTGGCTGACTTCCGGCCCGCCGAGGACGATCTTGAGCGCCGGCCGGGCTTCTTTCAGTCGCCGCACAACTTCGGTCGTCGGCGCGACATTCCAGATATAGACGCCGAAACCGACGATCTGCGGCACGCCTTCGACCGCTTCGCCGAGTTCGTCGAGCAGGGCGGCGACGATTTCCGCCACCGGGCGGTTGATCGTGAATTCGCGCAGCACGGCAGCGGCGCGCAGGGCCGGATTTCCGTGCCGGGCCAGGTTGGCGAGCAGGTAGCGCAGGCCGAGCGAGGCGTGGATGTAGCGGGCGTTAAGCGTGCAGAGAACGATGGCGGGCGAGGACATGCCGCCATTTTGACATCTTCGTCGCAGCCTGACCGGTCAACGGCCGGGCGCGGGCCTTTTTCCGCCGTTGCTTACCAGGAGCGCGCACCCATCATGTAGTTGCGGGTTTCCTTCG
The DNA window shown above is from Quatrionicoccus australiensis and carries:
- a CDS encoding B12-binding domain-containing radical SAM protein, with the protein product MSSPAIVLCTLNARYIHASLGLRYLLANLARHGNPALRAAAVLREFTINRPVAEIVAALLDELGEAVEGVPQIVGFGVYIWNVAPTTEVVRRLKEARPALKIVLGGPEVSHEWEQQEIVRLADHVITGWGDVSFAKLCRALIDGPPPLMKVIPGEQPPLEQIELPYGEFTPDDLAHRLLYVEASRGCPFKCEFCLSALDKTAWAFDAARFLAALDGLYQRGARNFKFVDRTFNLKIDSSLQILQFFLERLTPDLFLHFEVIPDHLPERLKEMILRFPPGVLQFEVGIQTFNPEVQQRISRRQDNEKSGANLDWLVAHSPAHLHADLIFGLPGESWQSFTASFDRLYAHRPHEIQLGILKRLRGTPIVRHSAEFGMVYASQPPYGIVKTGAVDASTVRRFTRLARYWDLYANSGRFPQTLPVLLAAPSPFAAFAAFADWLWQTIAQTSTFTPEMLVDRLFDYLTQELGHAAATVRSLLLADYQASGARANPACLQGLLKDRPKPVARAAGGLVQRQERHGGVAPDSFTPISGEHSAITEA